TCCTCGTCGTACTGGTCGATCCCCGTCCATCCCATCAAGGCCTGCCACATAATCGGATTGATCCAGGCGTTCTGAAACGCGGTGCTGGTGAACCGGGGCGGATCCCAGTCGAGTTCGGCCAGGGCCGGGTTGATGAACACGATCCCGAAGCCGAAGCCGCAATGCACCAGCGCCGAGGGCTTCGCCTCGTGTACGGTGCGCATCGCCTGGCCCACATCCTGGGCGGTTTGGGCGATCTGCGCTTCGGCGACAATGCGAATGCCTTTGCGCCGGGCCGCGTTTCGGAAGTTGGTCAGATAGCTCTGGCCAACCAGCGATTGCTCGACCAGCACGGCCACCTCGGTGTGGCCGCCCTTGACAAGCAAGTCCGCCCAGAAGATCGGCTCGTCAGTCATCGACCCCTGCGGGAATGCGAACGTCCACTCCCCCAGCCAGTCATCGCTACCGCAGACGTTGATGGCCGGAACCCGGAACCGTTCTTCGATCGCCTCCTTGGTCGGTACGGCGTTCTCACTGATGTGCGGCCCGAACACGGCCAGGCAGCCCTCGTCGACCAGTTCGCCGTAGGCGTCGATGACGGCCTTGACAGCACCTTTGGGCAGCCCCTCCACTTCCCGGTACACGATATCCACCGGACGGTCGATGATCCGTTGCCGCAGCCCGTCGGCGAACACCAACTCGAACGGCCGGGTCAGGTCGTCGCGCATCTCCTGGGGATAGAACTCCGGCAGCAGGAAGTCGAACAGGTAGCCGATCTTGATCGGTTGCGCGGTGCTCTCGTAGGACAAGTCTCCATCTCCGTCAGCGGCTGTCCCCAAAAACCTAACATTTGTTCTGACATTAGCGCGGTGGGCTGCGCAGCGTCAATCGCCACCGGCTAGGAGTCGGACAAGTAGACCTCGATCAGCTCCAACAGGCCGTTACCGATGTGAATGTCATCGGTCAACGGGCCGGCGACGGCGGCACGGGCCGCCTCCCGGGTGCCGAGCCCCGCGGCGATCAGCCGGCCCGCCGCAATGAGCACCCTGGTGGACGCCACCTCACGCAACCCGCGGGTTTCCAGCCGCCGGATCGCTTGTGCGAACCGCACCAACTCTGCGGCCACGTCGGAGCCGATGCCGGCCTCGTGAGCGACGATCTTCTCCTCGACATCGGCTGCGGGAAAACCGAATTCGATGGCCACCAGGCGCTGCCGGGTGGAGTCCTTGAGATCCTTGAGGACACTCTGGTACCCGGGGTTGTAGGACACCACCAGGCAAAAGCCCGGTGCCGCGTCCAGTGTCACGCCCAGGCGTTCGATCGGGAGCTGGTGTCGGTGGTCGGTCAGCGGGTGCAGCACGACCGTGGTGTCCTGGCGAGCCTCGACGACTTCGTCCAGGTAGCAGATGGCGCCCTCGCGCACGGCGCGGGTGAGCGGGCCGTCGACCCACTCCGTTTCCCCGCCACGCAGCAAGAACCGCCCGACCAGATCCGCGGTCGTCAGGTCGTCGTGGCAGGCCACCGTGATGAGCGGTCGCCGGAGATCATGGGCCATGGCTTCCAGGAACCGTGTCTTGCCGCAGCCGGTGGGCCCCTTCAGCAACACCGAGAGGCCTTGACGGAAAGCCGCCTTGAATACCTGCTCCTCATTGCCCACCGAGACGTAGAAGGGACGGGCTACCGGTGGGGTTACGTTGCCATCGCCGGGTGCTGGCATGGCCGCAGCGTAACGTGGAACAGATATTTGGCTCAACTCTGCGTGGGCTTGCGGACTTCGGCCGAGCGCAGCGCCGCGCGGAACAGCGGCCCGGCCACCCGCGGCAGCTGCTCCGGCTCCGGGATGGCGGCCAGCGCCGCGCTGCCGAACACCCGTTGCAATTCCTCGGGGTCGGTGCTTGCACCGACGGCCAGGCAGACGCACCCGGTGCCCCGTCCGCGGGCTTCGGCCAGCGCGCGACGGGAGTCTGCCGCTCCGTAGGCGCGTTCGTAGCCGTGGTCGTAGGCCAACCCGTCGGACACCACGACCAGTAGCCGCCGCGTCGTGCCGCCACCGGTTTCCAGCACGGCCGCGCCGTGCCGGATCGCGGCACCGAGCCGCGAATACCCGCCGGGCACCAGACCGCCGAGCCGTCGCAGCGCTGGCGCGTCCAGCGGGTCGTTGAAACGTTTGACCGGCACCAGTTGCACGGCCGCCCGCCCCTGCGAATGAAACGCATAGAGCGCCAACCGATCTCCGAGATCATGAAACGCAACAGCGAGTGCTGCGGCGACGGCCCGCTGCTGTTCGTGCACCGTCTTGCCGGTCGCACCCGGCTCGGCAACCGAGCCGGAGATGTCCAGCAGCAGCAGCACCGCAAGATCGCGTCGGCGGCGCAGCCGATCGAGGTAGATCGCGTCATTGGGAAACGAACCGGCCACCGCGTCGACGCGGGCCTCGACCGCCGCATCGATATCGATGTCCTCGCCGTGCGGCTGCCGCCGAAACCAGTCCGGCCCCAGACCGAGGCGGGCCAGGGAGCGCCGTAATGCGTACCGGTTCAGGCCATCCGGAACCGAGGCGTCGCCGACAACCGCCGGTATTTCGCGCACCGTGCACCAGTTCGGCCGATAGCAGCGACGGTGGACATCCCACTCGGGATACCGGACCGACCCTTCCGTCTCGTGTGGTCCGGCGGCGCGTTCGTCGAACAATCCGGCCGCCGCCGTCGACAACACCCCGCGCGCGGACCCGATGCCTGAGCGGGTGCGGTGGGCCGGGGCGTCGGCCCCCGGCTGACCGCCGGCCCCGAGCCGGCGCACCGGGCGCAGCATCCGACGCAGCAACCGGCCGAGGGCTCCGGCACCGCCGATCGGGGTGGGGAAGGCGGCCTGCTGGTCTGCGGGGTCGTCGTCGACGTCGGCCAGCGCTCGGCCGGCCTGGCGAGCAGGCTCACCGGCCGTCGGCGCACCCCTGCCGAGGCTCTGCGTTGCCAACTGCGCCAGTAGCTTCCGGGCGTGAATAGCGCCGAAGCTTGCCGGCGCGCCGGCGATGGGGTGCGGGCTCAGCGCGGCAGCCAAAGAACCTGCCGGCGAATCGCTGCGAGTGGCGATATCGCGGTCAATCAACCCCCGCGTCGGCTCCGGTAACCAATATTCATTGGCCACCAGCGACCGGTGCCCTTCCACCGCGAGATATCGCCTGGCAACCGCCGGGCGCCGGTTGAGCGCGCGGACCACATCCGGTTCGAGACTTCCCGCCGCCAGCAGCGACGCCTGCACGGCCAGCGACGCGAGCTGCTCGCGCCCCGGCAGGCCGGCGTCGACAAAGATCGTGCGGCCATCCGTCCACGCCAACTCACCGGCGCCGGCCGGGGCAACCCCCACCGTACGGCCCGCGATGGCCGAGGCCACGATGCTCAGCCGCGGCAGCCGATCGGTGGTGTGCTGGTCGCTCGCCACGCGGTCCGTCCTGGTTGATCATGTTGACCAAATATCTGTTCCAACGTAGAGTCCGGCTTGACACGCAGTCAATCGCGCAAGGTCGACACACGCACGTGGACTTCTCATATCCCGCCGAAGTGGAACGGTTCCGCGATGAGTTGCGCGCCTGGCTCGCGGCGAATCTCACCGACGAGTTGATCGCCGCGCGCCGATCCCCCGGCCGCAGCGACGCGGTGTTCGAAACGCTGCGCGCCTGGAACGCCACCTTGGCCGACGCCGGCTGGGCGGCCGTCTCCTGGCCCCGCGAGTACGGCGGCCGCGGCGCCACCGTGCTCGAGCAGCTGGTCTACACCGAGGAAACCACGCGCGCCCGGGCGCCCTTGCCGCTCAACGTGATCGGCA
The nucleotide sequence above comes from Mycobacterium pseudokansasii. Encoded proteins:
- a CDS encoding nitric oxide reductase activation protein NorD, with product MASDQHTTDRLPRLSIVASAIAGRTVGVAPAGAGELAWTDGRTIFVDAGLPGREQLASLAVQASLLAAGSLEPDVVRALNRRPAVARRYLAVEGHRSLVANEYWLPEPTRGLIDRDIATRSDSPAGSLAAALSPHPIAGAPASFGAIHARKLLAQLATQSLGRGAPTAGEPARQAGRALADVDDDPADQQAAFPTPIGGAGALGRLLRRMLRPVRRLGAGGQPGADAPAHRTRSGIGSARGVLSTAAAGLFDERAAGPHETEGSVRYPEWDVHRRCYRPNWCTVREIPAVVGDASVPDGLNRYALRRSLARLGLGPDWFRRQPHGEDIDIDAAVEARVDAVAGSFPNDAIYLDRLRRRRDLAVLLLLDISGSVAEPGATGKTVHEQQRAVAAALAVAFHDLGDRLALYAFHSQGRAAVQLVPVKRFNDPLDAPALRRLGGLVPGGYSRLGAAIRHGAAVLETGGGTTRRLLVVVSDGLAYDHGYERAYGAADSRRALAEARGRGTGCVCLAVGASTDPEELQRVFGSAALAAIPEPEQLPRVAGPLFRAALRSAEVRKPTQS
- a CDS encoding ABC transporter substrate-binding protein gives rise to the protein MSYESTAQPIKIGYLFDFLLPEFYPQEMRDDLTRPFELVFADGLRQRIIDRPVDIVYREVEGLPKGAVKAVIDAYGELVDEGCLAVFGPHISENAVPTKEAIEERFRVPAINVCGSDDWLGEWTFAFPQGSMTDEPIFWADLLVKGGHTEVAVLVEQSLVGQSYLTNFRNAARRKGIRIVAEAQIAQTAQDVGQAMRTVHEAKPSALVHCGFGFGIVFINPALAELDWDPPRFTSTAFQNAWINPIMWQALMGWTGIDQYDEDNGVGQAFLDRYESEYGRRPQYCVPVVNHDVANTLLHAFAAAHPLSPRGVKEALERVKMLPAAAGAPGTRVSLGKWTRRAWMGAGYLVARRLDPDGVNSHLVDRFGAG
- a CDS encoding CbbQ/NirQ/NorQ/GpvN family protein, with amino-acid sequence MPAPGDGNVTPPVARPFYVSVGNEEQVFKAAFRQGLSVLLKGPTGCGKTRFLEAMAHDLRRPLITVACHDDLTTADLVGRFLLRGGETEWVDGPLTRAVREGAICYLDEVVEARQDTTVVLHPLTDHRHQLPIERLGVTLDAAPGFCLVVSYNPGYQSVLKDLKDSTRQRLVAIEFGFPAADVEEKIVAHEAGIGSDVAAELVRFAQAIRRLETRGLREVASTRVLIAAGRLIAAGLGTREAARAAVAGPLTDDIHIGNGLLELIEVYLSDS